From one Triticum aestivum cultivar Chinese Spring chromosome 4B, IWGSC CS RefSeq v2.1, whole genome shotgun sequence genomic stretch:
- the LOC123092931 gene encoding peroxygenase, with protein MSTVALLVPPPTLARPPALRSRHIGFLSRSCKLGSSRVTAMSSSSSDPSLATEAPQAAVTSERKLNRDLQEQLAKPYLARAMAAVDPSHPEGSKGRDTKGMSVLQQHAAFFDRNGDGVIYPWETFQSLRAIGLGSPSAFGTSILLHLVLTYPTQPGWMPSPLLSIHIKNIHRGKHGSDSETYDTEGRFEPAKFDAIFSKFGKTRPNALSEDEINAMLKYNRNMYDFLGWAAANLEWKLLHKVAKDNEGFLQREIVRGAFDGSLFERLQESKKST; from the exons ATGTCGACCGTAGCACTGCTCGTACCACCACCAACTCTCGCGAGGCCCCCGGCTCTGCGCTCCCGTCACATCGGCTTTCTCTCAAG ATCCTGCAAGCTCGGCTCGTCGCGAGTAACCGccatgtcgtcgtcgtcgtccgatcCGTCGCTGGCGACCGAGGCGCCCCAGGCGGCCGTCACCAGCGAGCGCAAGCTCAACCGCGACCTGCAGGAGCAGCTCGCCAAGCCAT ATCTGGCCAGAGCAATGGCGGCGGTTGACCCGAGCCACCCGGAGGGCAGCAAGGGGAGGGACACCAAGGGCATGAGCGTGCTCCAGCAGCACGCCGCCTTCTTCGACCGCAACGGCGACGGGGTCATCTACCCATGGGAGACCTTCCAGA GCCTGCGAGCAATCGGGCTTGGGTCGCCTTCAGCCTTCGGAACATCCAtactcctccacctcgtcctcaCTTATCCTACTCAACCG GGATGGATGCCTTCCCCTCTGCTGTCGATCCATATAAAGAACATCCACAGGGGCAAGCACGGGAGCGATTCTGAGACGTATGACACAGAAGGGAG GTTTGAACCAGCGAAATTCGATGCTATATTCAGCAAGTTTGGCAAAACTCGGCCAAATGCTTTGTCAGAAGATGAGATTAACGCCATGCTTAAATACAACCGCAATATGTATGATTTCCTGGGCTG GGCCGCGGCCAACCTCGAATGGAAGTTGCTGCACAAGGTGGCAAAGGATAACGAAGGCTTTTTGCAGCGAGAAATCGTGCGGGGCGCCTTCGATGGCAGCCTGTTCGAGCGTCTGCAGGAAAGCAAGAAATCTACCTGA